The following nucleotide sequence is from Vicinamibacteria bacterium.
TCTTCCGAGGATCCGCCCTGCTATCTGACGCGCCAACGCGTCGGCATCATGCTCGAGTTGCCGAACCGCTCGATCGGTCTCCGACTCCAGCCGAAGCCGTGCGTCTTCGATCTGCTCGCTCGCTCGCGTCCTTCCCGCCTCGAGCTCGGTGCGGGCTTTCTGCTGCGCGGCTCGGCGTTCGCTTTCGAGGAGGGCGTAACCTTCGGCTCGCGCCTCTTGCACCGCCGAGGCCACGCGGGCGCGCGCCTGTTCGATCGTGCGCTCGGCGTCGCCCCATGCCGTGGCCGCGCGCTCGATGCGAGTTTCGCGCTCTTCCATCGTACGAGCGAGCGGTTCGAAGAACTGATTCTTCAATACGAATACCAGCGCGAGCACGAGCGCGAGGATGACGAAGGCGGTCGCGTCGACGGAAATCAATGGGTTGCTCTGAAAATCGGATGGATACGCACGAAGCTCTAAAATATATCACGCGATTCGAAGATCCGTCAACGTGCCAACCCACCCCCGATGCGAAGCGGACTCTTGTTATCTTCATTCTGAAGGGACAAACCGCTTCACTTTGTCAGACGCGACGTCCCGGGGAGCGCTTCGCGCGCCCTGCATGGTGCACTGTCCGTCGAACTGCGCCCCTTCGCTGACGACGAGAACCTTCGTGTCGAAACTGCACTCGCATCGCGCCGGCTCGTGGAGCTCGACCCGTTCGGTCGCCCGGACACTACCCTTGAGTCGGCCTCTCACCGAGATTCTGGCCACCTCGATCTGGGCGTTCACCTCCGCCGACTCGCCCACCACGAGGAGCCCACCCGAACGAATCGTCCCTTCGAACTTCCCGTAGATGCTGAGAGTGTCTTGAAAAGTCAAATCGCCGTGGAACTCCGTCCCTTTGTCGAGGAACCCTGACAAGTCCCCTCCTGGCTCGCCTTTTCGTTTCACGCTGGCTTGGGTCCTTTCTGTTGATGTTTTTTCCGAGGACCTGGGCTCAGCCCTTGCTGCCGCGACCCGTCCGCAGCGAAGGAGCCGCCGCGAGCAGCCCGTCGTAAAGGCGCTGAAGCTGGTCTTCGGTGTGGAAGTCTATCTCGACTCGCCCGCGCTTGCCCTGGCGAACGATTCGCACCTTGGTGCCGAGCGCCTGCTCGAGCCGCTTCTCGGCGTCCCGGGTGTTGGCATCCTGGCTCTGCTTACGGGCGCCGGCACCAGCCATGGCCTTGCCGGCGGCGCTGACTCGACGCTCCACGTCGCGAACGCTCAGTCCGCGATCGACGATCTCCTTGGCGATGGCCACTTGGGTGTCGGGAGACGTGAGCGCAAGCAGAGGTCGCGCGTGGCCTGGGGACAGTTTTTGCTCGCCGATGAGCATCCGAATCTCTCGGGGAAGACGTAGCAGGCGTAACAGATTGGCCACCGTCGACCGATCCTTCCCCACGCGGTTGGCGACCTGCTCCTGAGAGTACCCGAGCTCGGAGATTAGGCGGCGGTAGGCCGACGCCTCCTCGATCGGATTGAGCTCCTCGCGCTGGATGTTCTCGACGAGGGCGACCTCGAGGGCTTCGGCGTCGGATACTTCCCGGACGAGCACCGGCAGCGTCGCAAGCCCCGCTTTCTGGGCTGCCCGCCACCGCCTCTCTCCCGCGATGATTTGATAACGGGCGCCGGTGCGCCGAACCACGAGCGGCTGAACCACCCCTTGCTGAGTCATCGAGTGCGCGAGCTCTTCGAGTTTTTGCGCATCGATGTGCTGCCGTGGCTGGTTTGGATTGGGGTCGATGAGCTCCACGGCAACCTGGGCGAGCTGCCCGCCGTCGCCGGGAGAGGCGGTGTCCGGCAGCAGCGCGGCGAGACCCTTACCCAACGCTTTGCGCTTCATGCGAGAGGATCTCCCGGGTCAACGACAGATAGGCCTCGGCACCCTTCGAGCGGATGTCATAGAGCAGGATCGGTTTGCCGAATGATGGCGCCTCGGCGAGACGAATGTTTCGCGGAATCACAGTCGTGAAGACGACACCGGGAAAATTGTCTCGGACGTCCTCCATGACCTGATTCGTCAGGTTCGTTCGCTCGTCTACCATCGTGAAGACGATGCCCTCGATGCGCAGGTCCGGATTGAAGGCCGACCGGACACGCTCCACCGTCGACAAGAGCTCGGTGACGCCGGCGAGCGCAAAGAACTCACATTGCAGCGGTATCAGCACCGAGTCTGCCGCGACCAGGGCGTTGAGAGTCAGGAGGCCGAGTGAGGGTGGGCAGTCGATGAACACGTAGTCGAACGCGGGCGCGACCGGAGCGAGAAGCTCCCTGAGGCGGTATTCTCTCCGGGGCTGGTCGACGAGCTCGAGCTCCGCACCGGTAAGATTCCTCTCCGACGGCATCAACTTCAGCGTCTCGAGCTGCGTGTCCCGAATAATCTCCTGGGCGGGAGTCCCTTGGATGAGTCCACGGTACACGGTCGGCCGGCTCGCCGCCGGCTCCATGCCGAGGCCGGACGTCAGATTCGCCTGCGGATCCATGTCGACCACGAGGGCCTTTTTCTCCGCTACAGCAACCGATGAGCTCACACTGATTGCGGTGGTCGTCTTGCCGACACCGCCTTTTTGATTGGCGATCGCGACCGTGTGGGCCATTTTTCCGTGTTAGATCGGGGTGCGAAGGCGCAGAGCATACCACAGGGGAGAATGTTTCACGTGAAACATCCCGGCTCCGGGACCCGCTCACAGACCAGCAGCCAGCCGCTCTTCACGTTACCGGCCGGGAGAAGTCGCATGGGTCCCTCGACCCGGAGCGCCGGCCGCTCCTCCAACCGGCGCGCCGCGTCTTTCAGGATACTTTCGCTGCTGAACCAGAGGTGCCTACCCCCACTCGCGAGCCGCGACTCGACATTGTCCAACATCTCTCCCCTGAGTTTGACCCCTCGAGTCGTCACGATGTCGTACCCACCACCCACCCAAGAATCGTCGAAGCGTCCCGTCTCCACCCGAACGTTCTCGAGGCAAAGCAATCGAACGGCCTCCCGAAGGAAACCAGCCTTCAGCCTTCTCGACTCCAACAGAACCCATTCCAGCTCCGGAGTCACAATTGCGAGCGGAAGCGCGGGGCTTCCGGCCCCCGAGCCGATATCGAGCGCCGTCCCGGTCAAAGGAACGTACTTCCTTGCCGCGAAGGCTTCGGCGAAATAGCGTTGCGCTCTTTGCTCTTCCCCGCTCAGACCGCTCAGCGAGATGCGGGCCGACCATTTCTCCAACAGGTCATCGAGGGCCTCGGCGCGCTCCATCCACCCCGCCGGGAATCCTTCGGTACCAACCTCTCGAAACCACCGATTCAGCTTCCCTTTTCGCCTCACCCGCATTCCGCTGGTGCGTTACGCCGGGTGGATGACGACACGCTTCATGAGCCCGTCACCCGCGCTCTCGGTGCGAACCCCTTGCTTCTCCGCTAGGGCGAGGTGAACGATCCGGCGTTCGTAAGGGTTCATCAACCCGAGCTCTTCCTTCCTTCCCGTAAGCCGAACTCGCTCGGAGACTCGGTTCGCAATCTCAATCAACTCGGCCTCCTTGCGCGCCCGGAATCCGTCGCAATCGACGATGACGCGGCCGTCTCCGAGCTGGCGGGCGAAGATTCGATTGAGAAGATACTGAATCACTTCCAGGATCTCGGCCCGATTCCGAACCACGATCTCACGATCCTCTCCCGAAAGCTCCACGTGCACCGTGTCGTTGTCGTCCCCCTCCCCGCCGGAAACGGAGACCGCGAGGTCCCAGTCGAGACACGCGACCATTCGCGACGTGAACTCCTGGACCTCCCCCGACAAAGAATTTCCTTCGTCGCTATCCATAGCTTCCGTCGACACGCCTACTCCTTCTTCTTCGCCTTACGCTTCCGCGAGCCTTGGGGCGAGTCCCCGTCGGTATCCCGCCTCTGGAGATAGCGGTTGGTAAGAACTTGCTGGCCCATGGAAACGAGGTTGTTCGAGAACCAATAGAGAACCAGCCCGGCAGGAGCCCAAGCGAGTATGAACGTGAACATGATGGGCATGAACGACATGATCTTCGCTTGCATCGGGTCCGCGGTCGTTTGCGGCGTCATTTTCTGGATTGCCACCTGGCTCACGCCCATCAAAATAGGCAAGACGAACAAAGGATCGTGCACGGACAGGTCTTGAATCCACCCCGCGAACGGCGCGTGGCGGAGCTCGATCGACACCCTCAAAAGACCGTAGAAGGCGAAAAAGAATGGGATCATCAGGATCATCGGAAGGCATCCGGAGACCGGATTCACCTTGTGCTCCTTGTACAGACCCATGATTTCCTGGTTCATCTGTTGATATCGGGGGTCCGTGGGCTTCACTTTTCGGTACCGGTCGCGAATGCGCTGGATTTGGGGCGCCAACTTTTGCATCCGTCGCATCGACACAAAGCTGTAGTGCTTGAGTGGCACCAGGACGATGTTGATGACCACGGTAAGAAGCACGATCGCCCAACCGTAGTTCCCGACGATCTCGTGGATCTTCATCAACGCGGTGCGCAGCAACAACGCCGGGTATCGCATCCAGCCAAACTCGATAATCTCCGACAGTCCGGGTCGCATCGCCTCGAGCAGCTCCAACTTCTTCGGGCCGAGAAAAAGCTGGAACGAGGCCGGACCCCGCGGCGCCTCGAGGGCTGCCGTGATTACCGTGCGCTCCGCGCCCTCACTAAACGGGACGTTCATCTTCTCCAGTCGGGACCCGTACAGTCCATCGTCGTCCGGAAGCATCAGGGCCGCGAAGTAGTGCGACGCAACGCCCACGGCGGAAACGCTCACGCCGCGCCCCTCTCCCTCCTCGACATCTCCGGCGGCAAACAGGGCCACCTCCCCACGCGACGCCACGACGCCTTTTTCGACGTCCATGTAACGGCTCTGGTTCGCTTGCCGGCCCAGGCCAGGTCCAAACAACACTTCCTTCGCCAGGGGCTCGCCTTGCTCGGTAACGGATACCGTCACGTCCAGATCGTATCGATCGCCCGAAACTCGAATCGCCTTCCGAACCCTGAATCCCCTCCCGTCGGCCCACTCGAAGCTCACCTCAGCACTCTGCTTGCCGCGAAGCTCGACTCTCCGCGGCCCTTCGACACGGTAAAGGCCCCGGCGTGCGGCCTCCGTCCGAGTCGAGTCGTCGAGCCGAACGTCGAGCGGATACAGCCCGCTCTCTGCCGCGGCCTCGATGGCCACGAGCTCGTGAGGCTCCCCTTCGGCATCCTCGTACTGCCGAAGCCTCGCACTCACCAGATGACCGCCCCGATTCGAGAACTCGAGTCGAAGCACGTCGGTCTCGACGACGATACTCTCCTCGACCTTCGCGGAGACCTCAGGCGCCACATCCCCCGACGTCACCCCTTCTTGGGATTTCGAAACGTCGGGACGATCGCTCGAGTCCAAGTCCGCCACCGGCGACTCGGACGCGACGGCCGGCGCTGGTCCCACGACCTCTCGCGGCACATCTGGCGGGAAGACTCGATACCAGAGGGATACGATGAGAAACGTTAGTGCGAAGAACAGAAGCAGGCGCTTTTCCATTCCAGAAACTTATCCCTCAGGGGACGGGATCCACACCCCCGGGGCTGAAAGGGTGGCAACGCAGGAGTCGTGCCGACGCGAGTCGCGCACCTCTAAACGCTCCGTGTTTTCCCACGGCCTCGACAGCGTACTCGGAACATGATGGATAGAATCGGCACGCTCCTCGAAACAACCAAGCGAGGCTCACTTGATACAGCCGAATCCCCGCCACTACCCCGCGGGCCGCCCATCTCCGATCAATCCGCTCCAAGAGAGTCACCAACGTCCCCCGGGCGCTTCGTTCGACCGCGCCAATCTCTCTAGAATATGCCCCAAACCCCGAGCGCACGCCCGTTCCACCTCGGCGCAGCGCGCCTCACCGATTGCCTGCCGCGCGACAAGAACCACGTCCGCCGACACAATCGGCGCTCGATTACTCCTTCGGAAAGCCTCACGCAGAAGTCGCTTCGCTCGATTTCGTGCCACCGAGCCACCGACTCGTCGGCTAGCGACCACACCCAATCGCAACGACCCCAGCTCCGTAGCTCGCACGAACGCCACGAAGAAAGGGCTCACCACGCGCCTTCCTTCGCGA
It contains:
- a CDS encoding polymer-forming cytoskeletal protein; translated protein: MKRKGEPGGDLSGFLDKGTEFHGDLTFQDTLSIYGKFEGTIRSGGLLVVGESAEVNAQIEVARISVRGRLKGSVRATERVELHEPARCECSFDTKVLVVSEGAQFDGQCTMQGARSAPRDVASDKVKRFVPSE
- a CDS encoding ParB/RepB/Spo0J family partition protein, with the protein product MKRKALGKGLAALLPDTASPGDGGQLAQVAVELIDPNPNQPRQHIDAQKLEELAHSMTQQGVVQPLVVRRTGARYQIIAGERRWRAAQKAGLATLPVLVREVSDAEALEVALVENIQREELNPIEEASAYRRLISELGYSQEQVANRVGKDRSTVANLLRLLRLPREIRMLIGEQKLSPGHARPLLALTSPDTQVAIAKEIVDRGLSVRDVERRVSAAGKAMAGAGARKQSQDANTRDAEKRLEQALGTKVRIVRQGKRGRVEIDFHTEDQLQRLYDGLLAAAPSLRTGRGSKG
- a CDS encoding ParA family protein, with translation MAHTVAIANQKGGVGKTTTAISVSSSVAVAEKKALVVDMDPQANLTSGLGMEPAASRPTVYRGLIQGTPAQEIIRDTQLETLKLMPSERNLTGAELELVDQPRREYRLRELLAPVAPAFDYVFIDCPPSLGLLTLNALVAADSVLIPLQCEFFALAGVTELLSTVERVRSAFNPDLRIEGIVFTMVDERTNLTNQVMEDVRDNFPGVVFTTVIPRNIRLAEAPSFGKPILLYDIRSKGAEAYLSLTREILSHEAQSVG
- a CDS encoding RsmG family class I SAM-dependent methyltransferase; translation: MRRKGKLNRWFREVGTEGFPAGWMERAEALDDLLEKWSARISLSGLSGEEQRAQRYFAEAFAARKYVPLTGTALDIGSGAGSPALPLAIVTPELEWVLLESRRLKAGFLREAVRLLCLENVRVETGRFDDSWVGGGYDIVTTRGVKLRGEMLDNVESRLASGGRHLWFSSESILKDAARRLEERPALRVEGPMRLLPAGNVKSGWLLVCERVPEPGCFT
- a CDS encoding R3H domain-containing nucleic acid-binding protein → MSTEAMDSDEGNSLSGEVQEFTSRMVACLDWDLAVSVSGGEGDDNDTVHVELSGEDREIVVRNRAEILEVIQYLLNRIFARQLGDGRVIVDCDGFRARKEAELIEIANRVSERVRLTGRKEELGLMNPYERRIVHLALAEKQGVRTESAGDGLMKRVVIHPA
- the yidC gene encoding membrane protein insertase YidC, which gives rise to MEKRLLLFFALTFLIVSLWYRVFPPDVPREVVGPAPAVASESPVADLDSSDRPDVSKSQEGVTSGDVAPEVSAKVEESIVVETDVLRLEFSNRGGHLVSARLRQYEDAEGEPHELVAIEAAAESGLYPLDVRLDDSTRTEAARRGLYRVEGPRRVELRGKQSAEVSFEWADGRGFRVRKAIRVSGDRYDLDVTVSVTEQGEPLAKEVLFGPGLGRQANQSRYMDVEKGVVASRGEVALFAAGDVEEGEGRGVSVSAVGVASHYFAALMLPDDDGLYGSRLEKMNVPFSEGAERTVITAALEAPRGPASFQLFLGPKKLELLEAMRPGLSEIIEFGWMRYPALLLRTALMKIHEIVGNYGWAIVLLTVVINIVLVPLKHYSFVSMRRMQKLAPQIQRIRDRYRKVKPTDPRYQQMNQEIMGLYKEHKVNPVSGCLPMILMIPFFFAFYGLLRVSIELRHAPFAGWIQDLSVHDPLFVLPILMGVSQVAIQKMTPQTTADPMQAKIMSFMPIMFTFILAWAPAGLVLYWFSNNLVSMGQQVLTNRYLQRRDTDGDSPQGSRKRKAKKKE
- the yidD gene encoding membrane protein insertion efficiency factor YidD, which encodes MAGIRLYQVSLAWLFRGACRFYPSCSEYAVEAVGKHGAFRGARLASARLLRCHPFSPGGVDPVP